One region of Rhodocaloribacter litoris genomic DNA includes:
- a CDS encoding SusC/RagA family TonB-linked outer membrane protein, which translates to MVKKILLLSTLMLCCVSLAFAQRTITGTVTDADSGLPLPGVNIAIKGTMTGTTTDINGQYRIQANQGDVLVFSFVGYLTQEVPVGTQDVIDVALAVDEVLLDEVVVVGYGTQRRANVTGSAERVNADEANVGLVSAPEQLIQGRVAGVNIIQNGGEPGAPTTVRIRGGTSISASNEPLYVIDGVPIDNAGGTPGLLNEGGNTPSSGRKNPLVFLNPNDIESIDVLKDASAAAIYGSRGANGVILITTKKGRAGQVQVDYDGYVSTSNFARKLDLLTAEEYWAAVRFYGLPEDNLGNADTDWQEAVTRDAVSHQHNLAFGGGTSATQYRASVSYLKQEGIIIDSGLERVSGRINVNHSAFDDRLRIDTRLTGSFFNDNRAPFNQTGGFEGGLLTNVMKYNPTLPVRRADGTFFEIPGQTSVRNPVAMAEQVDDIVKTTRLLGSFKADYDFTFITEGLTGTVNLGLDRQQASRRYFIPGANPLKQAVNGEAQQSNREQSSQLIELYGTYARLFGDAHNVSLVGGYSFQEFLQEGFQAMAQGFVTDLFEFNNLAAGNSETFSISSFKQKNRLISFFGRLNYDYRGRYILSASLRRDGSSRFGADEKWGFFPAFTLGWRLSDESFLQGVEAISDLKLRVGWGVTGSQEIGNLRSLPIFGSAGNAVLGEQEVSGVAPTNFPNPDLKWEETTQFNVGLDFDLWDSRVYGSVEYYVKNTDDLLLEFEVPQPAAVPTRLANAGEMKNTGVDVALNAVVLDRGDLFLEFGATFNRNKNEIENLGGRTQIFTGRASGAGLSQLNTQILTPGEPFGTFFGPEFIGFDPQTGIQLCRGAQTQSAPCSDIGQAEWLIIGSAQPDFTYGLTTNLTYKNWDFSFFIRGEQGRDVFNNTALEYSSKNLLNTNVNFLRQALEDPTPLAEAPQYSSRWIQDASFLRMENITLGYTFRNVTSLNALVGTIRRARIYVSANNLFVITPYDGFDPEVNTEASSSVGNIPILSLGIDYTNYPRPRTFTAGISLGF; encoded by the coding sequence ATGGTCAAAAAAATACTGCTCCTGAGTACCCTGATGCTCTGCTGCGTGAGCCTGGCCTTCGCCCAGCGGACCATCACGGGTACGGTGACGGACGCCGACAGCGGTCTGCCCCTGCCGGGCGTCAACATCGCCATCAAGGGTACGATGACCGGTACGACGACCGACATCAACGGCCAGTACCGCATTCAAGCCAACCAGGGCGACGTGCTCGTCTTCTCCTTCGTCGGTTACCTGACGCAGGAAGTGCCCGTCGGTACACAGGATGTGATCGACGTGGCGCTGGCCGTCGATGAGGTGTTGCTCGACGAGGTGGTCGTCGTCGGGTACGGTACGCAGCGCCGGGCCAACGTGACGGGGTCGGCCGAACGCGTCAATGCCGACGAGGCCAACGTGGGGCTCGTCAGCGCGCCCGAACAGCTCATCCAGGGCCGTGTGGCCGGCGTCAACATCATCCAGAACGGTGGGGAGCCGGGTGCCCCGACGACCGTCCGCATCCGCGGCGGCACCTCCATCAGCGCCTCGAACGAGCCGCTCTACGTGATCGACGGCGTGCCGATCGACAACGCCGGCGGCACCCCGGGCCTGCTCAACGAAGGCGGCAACACCCCGTCCTCCGGGCGCAAGAACCCCCTCGTCTTCCTCAACCCGAACGACATCGAGTCCATCGACGTGCTCAAGGACGCCTCGGCCGCGGCCATCTACGGCAGCCGCGGCGCCAACGGCGTCATCCTGATCACCACCAAAAAGGGCCGCGCCGGGCAGGTGCAGGTGGACTACGACGGCTACGTCTCCACCTCCAACTTTGCCCGCAAGCTGGACCTGCTCACGGCCGAGGAATACTGGGCGGCGGTTCGTTTCTATGGCCTTCCGGAGGACAACCTGGGCAACGCCGACACCGACTGGCAGGAGGCCGTCACGCGCGATGCCGTCTCGCACCAGCACAACCTGGCCTTCGGGGGTGGCACCTCGGCCACGCAGTACCGCGCCTCGGTCAGCTACCTGAAGCAGGAGGGCATCATCATCGACTCCGGCCTGGAACGCGTCTCGGGCCGCATCAACGTCAACCACTCGGCCTTCGACGACCGCCTCCGGATCGACACCCGGCTGACGGGGTCGTTCTTCAACGACAACCGCGCCCCCTTCAACCAGACGGGCGGCTTCGAAGGCGGCCTGCTGACCAACGTGATGAAGTACAACCCGACGCTGCCCGTACGAAGGGCTGACGGGACGTTCTTCGAGATCCCCGGCCAGACCTCGGTCCGGAACCCGGTCGCCATGGCCGAACAGGTGGACGACATCGTCAAGACGACCCGCCTCCTCGGCAGCTTCAAGGCCGACTACGACTTCACCTTCATCACCGAGGGCCTCACCGGGACCGTCAACCTGGGGCTGGACCGCCAGCAGGCCAGCCGGCGCTATTTCATCCCCGGTGCCAACCCGCTGAAGCAGGCCGTCAACGGTGAGGCCCAGCAGTCGAACCGGGAGCAGAGCTCGCAACTGATCGAGCTCTACGGGACGTATGCCCGCCTCTTCGGCGACGCCCACAACGTCAGCCTCGTCGGCGGCTACTCCTTCCAGGAGTTCCTGCAAGAGGGGTTCCAGGCGATGGCGCAGGGCTTCGTGACGGACCTCTTCGAGTTCAACAACCTTGCGGCCGGTAACTCCGAAACGTTTAGTATCTCCTCCTTCAAGCAGAAGAACCGTCTGATCTCGTTCTTCGGCCGGCTCAACTACGACTACAGAGGCCGGTACATCCTCTCGGCCTCGCTCCGGCGGGACGGTTCTTCGCGCTTCGGGGCGGACGAAAAGTGGGGCTTCTTTCCGGCCTTCACGCTCGGCTGGCGCCTCTCGGACGAAAGCTTCCTCCAGGGCGTAGAGGCCATCAGCGACCTGAAGCTGCGCGTCGGCTGGGGGGTGACCGGCAGCCAGGAGATCGGGAACCTGCGCTCGCTGCCCATCTTCGGCTCGGCCGGCAACGCCGTCCTGGGTGAACAGGAGGTCTCGGGCGTGGCCCCGACCAACTTCCCCAACCCGGACCTGAAATGGGAAGAGACGACGCAGTTCAACGTCGGGCTCGACTTCGACCTGTGGGACAGCCGCGTCTACGGCTCGGTCGAGTACTACGTGAAGAACACCGACGACCTGTTGCTCGAGTTCGAGGTGCCGCAGCCGGCCGCCGTGCCGACGCGCCTGGCCAACGCCGGCGAGATGAAGAACACCGGTGTGGACGTGGCCCTGAACGCCGTCGTGCTCGACCGGGGCGACCTCTTCCTCGAGTTCGGTGCCACGTTCAACCGGAACAAGAACGAGATCGAGAACCTGGGTGGCCGGACCCAGATCTTCACGGGCCGCGCCAGCGGGGCCGGTCTGTCCCAGCTGAACACCCAGATCCTGACGCCCGGTGAACCGTTCGGCACGTTCTTCGGGCCCGAGTTCATCGGCTTCGACCCGCAGACAGGCATCCAGCTCTGCCGCGGAGCGCAGACCCAGTCGGCGCCCTGCTCGGACATCGGTCAGGCCGAGTGGCTCATCATCGGGAGCGCCCAGCCGGACTTCACCTACGGCCTGACGACCAACCTGACGTACAAGAACTGGGACTTCAGCTTCTTTATCCGGGGTGAGCAGGGCCGTGACGTGTTCAACAACACGGCGCTCGAATACTCCTCGAAAAACCTGCTCAACACCAACGTCAACTTCCTCCGCCAGGCCCTTGAGGATCCGACACCGCTGGCCGAGGCGCCGCAGTACAGCTCGCGCTGGATCCAGGATGCCTCGTTCCTGCGCATGGAGAACATCACGCTGGGCTATACCTTCCGGAACGTGACCTCGCTCAACGCACTCGTGGGCACGATCCGCCGGGCCCGCATCTACGTGTCGGCCAACAACCTCTTTGTGATCACGCCCTACGACGGCTTCGATCCCGAGGTGAACACGGAGGCCTCCTCCAGCGTGGGCAACATCCCGATCCTGAGCCTGGGGATCGACTACACCAACTACCCACGCCCGCGCACCTTCACGGCGGGCATCAGCCTGGGCTTCTGA
- a CDS encoding RagB/SusD family nutrient uptake outer membrane protein, whose protein sequence is MKALHTPRTWAAMLLAVVLLTPLAVSLQGCTDLDEETFGVITPDQFFRTEAEIVAALAPVYAQLRAMMWNYHNISEVTSDEAIIPTRGTDWDDGGHWRQLHQHNWDALTVDWNGAWVDAYTGIARANVVLENLAAADVSQETKDAVSAELRFLRAFYYYQLMDLFGGVPIVEAAAVDPDNPPSRNTRAEVFQFVESELNAIRDALPETWDTANLGRATRGAADALLAKIYLNAREFTGEVTTDGIQRGQARWQDAIDAADRVINSGVYSLAGDYFDNFRVDNHTSPEIIFMVGHLARPGLGLTFIMRTLHYNQIPETPWNGFSTLAERFNSFDDDDRRKLMFLVGLQRSGPNEGCVGQECFSSGDPLTDRVGNPLEFTPDFRRPDGTPVTGTPINVNETSGVRVLKWEIDPSRVGGDNGNNYAFFRLAEMYLIKAEALIRQGDVQGGMALINLIRERVFEPDEPLTASNQAEALQHVLDERGRELFWEATRRQDLIRFDQFTRAWEFKPESQPYRVLGPIPQVQIDANPNLTQNPGY, encoded by the coding sequence ATGAAAGCCTTACATACCCCCAGAACCTGGGCGGCAATGCTCCTGGCGGTGGTGCTCCTGACCCCGCTGGCTGTCTCCCTCCAGGGTTGTACGGATCTGGACGAAGAAACCTTCGGGGTGATCACCCCGGACCAGTTCTTCCGCACCGAAGCCGAAATCGTGGCCGCGCTGGCGCCCGTCTACGCCCAGCTGCGTGCCATGATGTGGAACTACCACAACATCAGCGAGGTGACCTCGGACGAGGCCATCATCCCCACCCGCGGCACGGACTGGGACGACGGTGGCCACTGGCGCCAGCTCCACCAGCATAACTGGGACGCCCTGACGGTGGACTGGAACGGCGCCTGGGTGGACGCCTATACGGGCATCGCCCGCGCCAATGTGGTGCTGGAAAACCTGGCGGCTGCCGACGTCTCGCAGGAGACGAAGGATGCCGTCAGCGCCGAGTTGCGCTTCCTCCGGGCCTTCTACTACTACCAGCTCATGGACCTCTTCGGCGGCGTGCCGATCGTCGAAGCGGCCGCCGTGGACCCGGACAACCCACCGTCCCGAAACACCCGTGCCGAGGTCTTTCAGTTCGTCGAAAGCGAACTGAATGCCATCCGCGACGCCCTGCCGGAAACATGGGACACGGCCAACCTGGGGCGTGCCACCCGCGGCGCCGCCGACGCCCTGCTGGCCAAGATCTACCTGAACGCCCGGGAGTTCACCGGCGAAGTGACGACCGACGGCATCCAGCGCGGCCAGGCCCGCTGGCAAGACGCCATCGACGCCGCCGACCGGGTCATCAACTCGGGCGTCTACAGCCTCGCCGGCGACTACTTCGACAACTTCCGCGTCGACAACCACACCTCGCCGGAGATCATCTTCATGGTCGGCCACCTGGCCAGGCCGGGCCTCGGCCTGACCTTCATCATGCGCACGCTCCACTACAACCAGATCCCGGAGACGCCCTGGAACGGGTTCTCGACGCTGGCCGAGCGCTTCAACTCGTTCGACGACGATGACCGGCGCAAGCTGATGTTCCTCGTCGGCCTGCAACGCTCCGGCCCCAATGAGGGCTGTGTCGGGCAGGAATGCTTCTCCTCGGGCGACCCGCTCACCGACCGCGTCGGCAACCCCCTCGAATTCACGCCGGACTTCCGCCGACCCGACGGAACCCCGGTCACGGGGACCCCGATCAACGTCAATGAGACCTCGGGGGTGCGCGTCCTCAAGTGGGAGATCGACCCGAGCCGGGTCGGCGGCGACAACGGCAACAACTACGCCTTCTTCCGCCTGGCCGAGATGTACCTGATCAAGGCCGAGGCGCTCATCCGCCAGGGCGACGTCCAGGGCGGCATGGCCCTCATCAACCTGATCCGTGAACGCGTCTTCGAGCCGGACGAGCCGCTGACGGCCAGCAACCAGGCCGAAGCCCTCCAGCACGTGCTCGACGAGCGCGGCCGCGAGCTCTTCTGGGAGGCCACCCGCCGCCAGGACCTGATCCGCTTCGATCAGTTCACCCGGGCCTGGGAGTTCAAGCCGGAGAGCCAGCCGTACCGCGTCCTCGGCCCCATCCCGCAGGTGCAGATCGACGCCAACCCGAACCTGACGCAGAACCCGGGCTACTGA
- a CDS encoding TonB-dependent receptor plug domain-containing protein gives MRYPTRLVLLIAALSLALSAGCGGSGGARTTEPAGTLTGDDLTRTAPSATRLQDLIEGRIPGLTFTEGAGGRVLIRLRGISSFSGHDQPLIVVDDIPVDLAADGSIPGVVVSEIARIRVLKDPAETSRYGMRGAHGVIVITTKRGTGR, from the coding sequence ATGCGCTACCCGACACGCCTCGTGCTCCTGATCGCGGCGCTCTCGCTCGCCCTCTCCGCCGGATGCGGCGGCAGCGGCGGCGCCCGCACCACGGAGCCCGCCGGCACCCTCACCGGCGACGACCTCACCCGTACCGCCCCCTCGGCCACGCGCCTGCAAGACCTCATCGAAGGCCGCATCCCGGGCCTGACCTTCACCGAAGGCGCCGGCGGCCGCGTCCTCATCCGCCTGCGCGGCATCAGCAGCTTCAGCGGGCACGACCAGCCCCTGATCGTCGTCGACGACATCCCCGTGGACCTGGCCGCCGACGGCTCCATCCCCGGCGTCGTCGTCTCCGAGATCGCCCGCATCCGCGTCCTCAAGGACCCTGCCGAGACAAGCCGCTACGGCATGCGCGGCGCCCACGGCGTCATCGTCATCACCACCAAACGAGGCACCGGCCGGTGA
- a CDS encoding VCBS repeat-containing protein → MSLRFSPLFFLSLMVLAGCAKERAGGPRAAAPAVSHRFTLLPPGFTRIDFENRLTDTDDFNVFTYRNYYDGGGVGLGDFNGDGLLDVYLTANQLPNRLYLNRGDFLFEDVTDRAGVGGRHRWSTGVAVADVNGDGWLDLYVLNSGDLDDRANELYLNRGPDADGIPRFDERAAEYGLDDRGYGTHAAFFDYDRDGDLDVYVMNNSSRPISSFRVKTVRHVRHDLGGDRLYRNDGGRFTDVSEEAGIHGSEIGFGLAVTAGDVDGDGWVDLYLSNDFFERDYLYLNNRDGTFREVIKDRMPHISQSSMGADMADLNNDGLPEIYVTDMLPEDDLRLKTTSTFDDWRAYEGGLASDFYHQLMRNMLHRNNGDGTFSEIGLLAGVAATDWSWSALLQDFDLDGHKDIFVTNGVYKDLTDQDFIMNFSSEQSLRDFVAEEGVNYPKLLAQISSSRLPNYLFQNRGDWSFVNRADDWGLATPGWSNGAAYGDLDGDGDLDLVVNNLNMPAFVYRNETDSLDAHRFLQVALEGEGMNRFGIGAKVFVRHDGQTFYLEQIPTRGFQSSVDPVLTFGLGTIETVDTLLVVWPDGRGEVRTGIPTNQRLTLRQREAPLPAVDDLPIPRPTPRPRFTDVTAASGLDFVHRENDFIDFRREPMLPWKLSTEGPALAVGDVDGDGLDDVFVGGAKEQAGALYRGRPGGTFARLATTAFDADAISEDVDAAFFDADGDGDLDLYVVSGGNEYGQRAPALLDRLYLNDGHGAFTKAYGRLPDHYESGSVVAPADVDGDGDLDLFVGSRSVPWRYGETPRSALLVNDGRGGFTDRTDDLAPDLARVGMVTDAVWADVDGDGRPDLVVAGEWMPVTVFRNTGGRLARRTGDGLERTHGLWTRLLAADLDGDGDTDLVAGNHGLNSKLRATPDAPLTMHVHDFDRNGWVEQILSVYRDGRPLPLVLRRDLVAHIPFLAERFPTHRDYAGKTVEELFTEAERAGALVHTAYELRTVVFENTGGAFRLHPLPFEAQLAPMYGLLAGDFDDDGHTDLLLGGNFFGFKPDLGRMDASYGVFLRGDGALRFETRLPRQSGFFVPGQTRRLARANGRVLVARNDDAVQVFEVR, encoded by the coding sequence ATGTCCCTGCGTTTCTCCCCGCTCTTTTTCCTTTCCCTGATGGTCCTGGCCGGGTGCGCGAAGGAGCGCGCCGGGGGTCCCCGCGCCGCGGCGCCGGCCGTCTCCCACCGCTTCACCCTGCTGCCGCCCGGCTTCACCCGCATCGACTTCGAGAACCGGCTCACCGACACGGACGACTTCAACGTCTTCACCTACCGCAACTACTACGACGGCGGGGGCGTCGGCCTGGGCGACTTCAACGGCGACGGCCTGCTCGACGTCTACCTCACCGCCAACCAGCTCCCCAACCGGCTCTACCTGAACCGCGGCGACTTCCTGTTCGAAGACGTCACCGACCGGGCCGGCGTGGGCGGGCGGCACCGGTGGTCCACCGGCGTGGCCGTGGCCGACGTCAACGGCGACGGATGGCTCGACCTCTACGTGCTCAACTCGGGCGACCTCGACGACCGCGCCAACGAGCTGTACCTCAACCGGGGACCGGACGCCGACGGCATCCCCCGCTTCGACGAACGCGCCGCCGAATACGGCCTCGACGACCGCGGATACGGTACCCACGCCGCCTTCTTCGACTACGACCGCGACGGCGACCTCGACGTCTACGTGATGAACAACTCGTCGCGGCCCATCTCCAGCTTCCGCGTCAAGACCGTCCGCCACGTGCGCCACGACCTCGGCGGCGACCGCCTCTACCGCAACGACGGCGGCCGCTTCACCGACGTCAGCGAGGAGGCCGGCATCCACGGCAGCGAGATCGGCTTCGGCCTGGCCGTCACCGCCGGCGACGTCGACGGCGACGGGTGGGTCGACCTCTACCTCTCGAACGACTTCTTCGAACGCGACTACCTCTACCTGAACAACCGCGACGGCACCTTCCGCGAGGTCATCAAAGACCGCATGCCCCACATCAGCCAGTCGTCGATGGGCGCGGACATGGCCGACCTCAACAACGACGGCCTGCCCGAGATCTACGTCACGGACATGCTCCCCGAGGACGACCTGCGCCTCAAGACCACCTCCACGTTCGATGACTGGCGGGCCTACGAGGGCGGCCTCGCCAGCGACTTCTACCACCAGCTCATGCGCAACATGCTCCACCGCAACAACGGCGACGGCACCTTCTCCGAGATCGGCCTCCTCGCCGGCGTCGCCGCAACCGACTGGAGCTGGAGTGCCCTCCTGCAGGACTTCGACCTCGACGGCCACAAGGACATCTTCGTCACCAACGGCGTCTACAAGGACCTGACCGACCAGGACTTCATCATGAACTTCAGCTCGGAGCAGAGCCTGCGCGACTTCGTGGCCGAGGAAGGGGTCAACTACCCGAAGCTCCTGGCGCAGATCTCCTCGTCGCGCCTGCCCAACTACCTCTTTCAGAACCGGGGCGACTGGTCGTTCGTCAACCGCGCCGACGACTGGGGCCTGGCCACACCGGGCTGGTCCAACGGCGCGGCCTACGGCGACCTCGACGGCGACGGCGACCTCGACCTCGTCGTCAACAACCTGAACATGCCGGCGTTCGTCTACCGGAACGAGACCGACTCGCTCGACGCCCACCGCTTCCTGCAGGTCGCCCTCGAGGGCGAGGGGATGAACCGCTTCGGCATCGGCGCGAAGGTGTTCGTCCGGCACGACGGGCAGACGTTCTACCTCGAGCAGATCCCGACGCGCGGCTTCCAGTCGTCCGTCGACCCCGTGCTCACCTTCGGCCTCGGGACGATCGAGACGGTGGATACGCTGCTGGTGGTCTGGCCTGACGGGCGCGGCGAGGTGCGCACGGGCATCCCCACGAACCAGCGCCTCACGCTCCGGCAGCGCGAGGCCCCCCTGCCGGCGGTGGACGACCTGCCGATCCCGCGCCCCACGCCCCGGCCGCGCTTCACCGACGTGACGGCCGCCTCCGGGCTCGACTTCGTCCACCGCGAGAACGACTTCATCGACTTCCGGCGCGAGCCGATGCTGCCGTGGAAGCTGTCCACGGAGGGGCCGGCGCTGGCCGTGGGGGACGTCGATGGCGACGGCCTCGACGACGTGTTCGTGGGCGGGGCGAAGGAGCAGGCGGGCGCGCTCTACCGGGGCCGCCCCGGCGGCACCTTTGCCCGCCTCGCCACGACGGCCTTCGACGCCGACGCCATCTCGGAGGACGTCGACGCCGCCTTCTTCGACGCCGACGGCGACGGCGACCTCGACCTCTACGTCGTCAGCGGCGGCAACGAGTACGGGCAGCGGGCCCCGGCCCTCCTCGACCGCCTCTACCTGAACGACGGGCACGGCGCCTTCACGAAGGCGTACGGCCGCCTCCCCGACCACTACGAGAGCGGCAGCGTCGTGGCCCCCGCCGACGTCGACGGCGACGGCGACCTCGACCTGTTTGTCGGCAGCCGCTCGGTGCCCTGGCGCTACGGCGAGACGCCCCGGAGCGCCCTCCTCGTCAACGACGGACGCGGCGGCTTCACCGACCGGACGGACGACCTCGCCCCGGACCTGGCCCGTGTGGGGATGGTCACGGACGCCGTCTGGGCCGACGTCGACGGCGACGGCCGCCCGGACCTCGTCGTCGCCGGTGAGTGGATGCCCGTCACCGTCTTCCGCAACACGGGCGGCCGCCTCGCGCGCCGCACCGGCGACGGCCTCGAGCGGACCCACGGCCTCTGGACGCGCCTCCTCGCCGCCGACCTCGACGGCGACGGCGACACGGACCTCGTCGCCGGCAACCACGGCCTCAACTCGAAGCTCCGTGCCACGCCGGACGCACCGCTGACGATGCACGTCCACGACTTCGACCGCAACGGCTGGGTCGAGCAGATCCTCTCCGTCTACCGGGACGGGCGGCCCCTGCCGCTGGTGCTGCGCCGCGACCTCGTCGCCCACATCCCGTTCCTGGCCGAGCGTTTCCCCACGCACCGGGACTACGCCGGCAAGACGGTCGAGGAGTTGTTCACCGAGGCGGAGCGGGCCGGGGCCCTCGTGCACACGGCCTACGAACTGCGCACGGTGGTCTTCGAGAACACCGGCGGCGCCTTCCGCCTGCATCCCCTGCCCTTCGAGGCCCAGCTCGCCCCCATGTACGGCCTGCTCGCCGGCGACTTCGACGACGACGGCCACACCGACCTCCTCCTCGGCGGCAACTTCTTCGGTTTCAAACCCGACCTCGGGCGTATGGACGCCAGCTATGGCGTCTTCCTCCGCGGCGACGGCGCCCTCCGCTTCGAGACGCGCCTGCCCCGTCAGAGCGGCTTCTTCGTGCCCGGCCAGACGCGCCGCCTCGCCCGCGCCAACGGCCGCGTCCTCGTGGCCCGAAACGACGACGCCGTGCAGGTGTTCGAGGTGCGATGA
- a CDS encoding GxxExxY protein produces MSYEPLSPEEERMARHIVDAAFTVHRHLGPGLLEKVYEVCFCHELGKRGLRYLRQVAIPIEYDGIVFDEGLRLDVLVEKRIICELKAVDEMHPVWEAQILSHLKLTGLRLGFLINFNVPLIKHGIKRIIL; encoded by the coding sequence ATGTCGTACGAGCCGCTCTCCCCCGAAGAGGAACGGATGGCCCGGCACATCGTCGATGCCGCTTTCACGGTTCACCGGCATCTGGGTCCCGGCCTCCTGGAAAAAGTATACGAGGTATGTTTCTGCCACGAACTGGGTAAACGGGGCCTGCGCTATCTACGCCAGGTCGCCATCCCCATCGAATATGACGGCATTGTCTTCGACGAGGGATTACGGCTGGACGTGCTCGTGGAAAAGCGCATCATCTGCGAATTAAAGGCCGTGGACGAAATGCATCCGGTCTGGGAAGCCCAGATTCTGAGTCATCTCAAGCTGACCGGCCTCCGGCTGGGCTTCCTCATCAACTTCAACGTACCCCTGATCAAGCATGGCATCAAGCGCATCATCCTCTGA
- a CDS encoding GxxExxY protein — MLHEDITGRIIRAFYQVYNTLGYGFLEKVYEKAMAIELARNGLDVIRQKPIDVYYGEERVGEYFADLVVNDMVIIELKAVDLLHPNHTHQLVNYLKATDIEVGLLLNFGEKPEVVRRIFTNDRKRHRSAPHP; from the coding sequence ATGCTCCACGAGGATATCACGGGTCGGATAATCCGGGCTTTCTACCAGGTCTACAACACCCTCGGGTATGGATTCCTGGAGAAAGTGTATGAGAAGGCTATGGCGATCGAACTGGCCCGGAACGGCCTCGATGTGATTCGGCAGAAACCGATCGACGTGTATTATGGAGAAGAACGGGTTGGTGAATACTTTGCCGACCTGGTCGTCAACGACATGGTCATCATCGAACTGAAGGCCGTAGACCTGTTGCACCCGAACCACACCCATCAACTGGTGAACTACCTGAAGGCAACCGACATCGAAGTGGGCCTGTTGCTCAATTTTGGAGAAAAGCCCGAAGTGGTTCGGCGCATTTTCACCAACGACCGTAAGCGACACCGATCCGCGCCCCATCCGTAA